A genomic segment from Rhodopirellula bahusiensis encodes:
- a CDS encoding DeoR/GlpR family DNA-binding transcription regulator, which produces MTTDERRDRLRDLVKDRGFAALGELASQLSVSESTIRRDLEMLEEAGLARRTHGGVYWTGDSDTISVFESRNDDFWAAKQSIGRAASELIADHDTILLDGGSTVYELARLIIHRPLQVVTNSLPVAHLLSTSDSIDLVMIGGCVRGRTSVTIGPLADSQLANIHVTTAFLSVAGVSPRGFFNSDMMLVESEKAMLASAERGIVLADHSKFGKTSLSRICELQQIDTVVTDDGLDSDAKAWLESAGVQLRLAQSPLTQSSQAPSPHKTSTPAPAASPSNSSPTHSLNNANLS; this is translated from the coding sequence GTGACCACCGACGAACGTCGAGATCGATTGCGTGATTTGGTCAAAGACCGCGGTTTCGCGGCTTTGGGTGAACTGGCGTCGCAATTGTCGGTCAGTGAATCGACGATCCGTCGCGATTTGGAAATGCTGGAAGAAGCGGGTTTGGCTCGCCGCACGCACGGCGGCGTCTACTGGACGGGCGATTCCGACACGATCAGCGTATTCGAATCCCGAAACGACGATTTCTGGGCCGCGAAACAATCGATCGGCCGAGCCGCGTCGGAATTGATCGCCGACCACGACACCATTTTGCTGGACGGCGGTAGCACGGTTTACGAATTGGCTCGCCTGATCATCCATCGGCCGCTGCAAGTCGTGACGAATTCGCTGCCGGTCGCACACTTGCTTTCCACCAGCGATTCAATCGACTTGGTCATGATCGGCGGCTGCGTTCGCGGACGCACCTCGGTCACGATCGGTCCTCTGGCCGATTCGCAATTGGCAAACATCCACGTCACCACCGCGTTCTTGTCGGTCGCCGGCGTCTCGCCTCGCGGATTTTTTAACAGCGACATGATGCTGGTGGAAAGCGAAAAGGCGATGCTCGCTTCGGCTGAACGAGGCATCGTGTTGGCCGACCACAGCAAGTTCGGAAAAACCAGTTTGAGCCGAATTTGCGAATTGCAACAGATTGACACGGTTGTCACGGACGACGGGCTGGATTCTGACGCGAAAGCGTGGCTGGAATCCGCCGGTGTCCAACTACGCTTGGCCCAGTCCCCGTTGACTCAGTCATCGCAGGCCCCGTCCCCGCACAAAACATCGACGCCGGCTCCGGCCGCGTCCCCATCGAACTCCTCCCCCACCCATTCCTTGAACAACGCGAATCTCTCATGA
- a CDS encoding DMT family transporter: MSSDSSIDQNDFAVEDANTAAVAWWERLGSGMISPGIGFGIVAGIASAVLYTLANISLRNAISVDPFIVSTFKAAPTVLVLTPYLAVVKASGRPIATSRQWIPIFIPIALVGQVIGNGAFQVALGSIGLAASVPITLGSLLIGSAILGWILLREPVRARTLVSIATLIIAVIVLSQSRGVEPVEWHSSSSEVSEEPVDWVHSPIVGALCAVSSGLAYAVFSTTMRFTMKRGMLASMAMWISGVSGMLALAGIVAIRTGWSPIADIPPAMWQSMILAGIFNFTAFVAISTALKVLPVVAVHLINASQVAMASVAGVLVFDEPVTKLLVLGISLTLAGLTILATRRRPAPDPSTTFQSTFRSE; the protein is encoded by the coding sequence ATGAGTTCTGATTCTTCGATCGATCAGAACGACTTCGCCGTCGAGGATGCGAACACGGCGGCGGTTGCGTGGTGGGAACGACTCGGCAGCGGAATGATCTCGCCAGGAATTGGCTTTGGCATCGTGGCGGGAATTGCCTCGGCGGTGTTGTACACGCTGGCGAACATCTCGCTCCGCAATGCGATCTCGGTGGACCCTTTCATTGTTTCGACCTTCAAAGCGGCTCCGACCGTGTTGGTGCTGACGCCCTATTTGGCGGTGGTCAAAGCCAGCGGACGACCGATTGCGACCAGTCGCCAATGGATTCCAATTTTCATCCCAATCGCGCTGGTTGGGCAAGTCATTGGCAACGGAGCTTTCCAGGTGGCTCTCGGCAGCATCGGTTTGGCTGCGTCGGTGCCGATCACGCTGGGATCGTTGTTGATCGGTAGTGCGATATTGGGCTGGATTCTGCTGAGGGAACCGGTTCGCGCTCGGACGCTTGTTTCGATTGCCACGCTGATCATCGCCGTGATCGTGTTGTCACAGTCTCGCGGCGTCGAACCGGTCGAGTGGCATTCATCGTCGTCGGAAGTCTCTGAGGAACCGGTGGATTGGGTGCACTCGCCGATCGTTGGCGCTTTGTGCGCGGTATCGTCCGGATTGGCCTACGCCGTTTTCAGCACGACGATGCGTTTCACGATGAAACGCGGGATGTTGGCGTCGATGGCGATGTGGATCAGCGGTGTCTCGGGCATGTTGGCTTTGGCGGGCATCGTCGCGATCAGAACGGGATGGTCGCCGATCGCGGATATTCCACCGGCGATGTGGCAGTCCATGATTCTGGCCGGGATCTTCAATTTCACCGCATTCGTTGCGATTTCGACGGCATTGAAAGTCCTCCCGGTCGTGGCCGTGCACCTGATCAATGCGTCTCAAGTCGCGATGGCGAGCGTTGCCGGTGTGCTCGTCTTTGACGAACCCGTGACCAAACTGTTGGTGCTCGGCATCTCGTTGACCCTGGCCGGACTGACGATCCTTGCCACCCGGCGGAGGCCAGCTCCGGATCCATCGACCACATTCCAGTCAACCTTTCGTTCGGAATAA
- a CDS encoding GTPase-activating protein, translated as MLDCCDCTSGRTQRDVTDRGRKLTVSEKRQRLAALLIATSLSTSSCLATVAVQADEPKAGTPTLAAPAMSLPETMQLPQQLSFPASKSGAAVAGKQAGKSTADFVPEKSFDGINDPSNPNAIEPRVAGSAVVVRENRDPTRSHLQFREQNGQWSSKGGPIGSAIQLLPPQIAAPAEIEEPVFLGNSDVTSTKETTQPPRMVTRQDARLNGVRKTWEPEGPLFTQTEPSMVLRGPEAAEAELEEPTKEQLADTPPDLFDPTKMPSEFDSRPTRSVSDRTGSPSWNGQSNSNATQWNARQNVDRVTPLRDPVPSTTMAPIGSGALPPRKAPALQSPTRPEVKLETLPTLPALNAPAFQSPETGQEVDDLPQKVDELTSKIEELTQQLNALKSSKPEPIERAKPEAAKAKPAAPATKAPANVIPPSIPKTKSAIDSLPEMKPTDKLEALPSLKDAESSTSRETVGSGLQSNQLSLEAPKSLTKPELATKPKSLELELDSADKSEVDAAQKLNESIAEQLRREEARDRSQIRNREDVSLSPASPRRSTSDSSRMTPNQRDQGIFEQEDSDELSRVPLQPVERDRLMPLADAPSGSVSLRDIRGNDLDEADLEDLYDADAEVADGDAELSEQNQRRLAELDATGRPKTHSGKGAAPNLSTGLMRMQKPIVQCLQHYYGRREQADGRSNWGMMHAVMVFGPDTRLIARGRDYSTIAWMAGNNVCRGQRLMEVEGGKIKAREGVGLQGHQAQWLAVLAMAGVPSDYPLYVDGEKFSVADLVKVEAADCLEGEELTFSLIGLSHYLDTETTWIGADGERWNFERLIAAELDQPVVGSACGGTHRLMGFAHALRKRRLEGQPIEGQWARAEQFLDEFVDYTLRLQNRDGSMSTDWFESRQDNGDMDRKVQTTGHMVEFLLTHLPDEELLEPEVLRSVTFLLNSMLKGRNNDWSIGPKGHALRSLALFHQRVYGEPAALVNQRSVARQRQPTRRSR; from the coding sequence ATGCTTGATTGTTGCGACTGCACCTCGGGAAGAACCCAACGTGATGTCACCGACCGCGGAAGAAAATTGACTGTGTCAGAAAAACGCCAACGTTTGGCCGCTTTGTTGATTGCAACAAGCTTGTCGACGTCTTCGTGTCTCGCCACCGTGGCCGTTCAAGCGGATGAACCCAAGGCTGGAACGCCAACTTTGGCCGCACCGGCGATGAGTCTGCCTGAGACGATGCAGTTGCCTCAGCAGTTGAGTTTCCCGGCGTCGAAGAGTGGCGCCGCAGTCGCCGGCAAACAGGCCGGAAAGAGCACCGCGGACTTCGTGCCTGAGAAATCATTCGACGGGATCAACGATCCGAGCAATCCAAACGCCATCGAACCGCGTGTGGCGGGCAGCGCCGTCGTCGTTCGCGAAAACCGTGATCCGACTCGATCGCACTTGCAGTTCCGCGAGCAAAATGGTCAGTGGAGTTCGAAGGGCGGCCCCATCGGTTCGGCTATCCAATTGTTGCCGCCACAAATCGCTGCACCGGCTGAGATCGAAGAACCCGTGTTCTTGGGAAACTCGGACGTCACCAGCACCAAAGAAACGACGCAGCCGCCGCGGATGGTGACTCGACAAGACGCTCGGCTGAACGGTGTCCGCAAAACGTGGGAACCCGAAGGACCACTGTTCACTCAAACCGAACCGTCGATGGTTCTGCGTGGTCCTGAGGCCGCTGAAGCTGAACTGGAAGAGCCCACCAAAGAACAGTTGGCGGACACTCCACCGGATCTGTTCGATCCGACAAAGATGCCATCGGAATTTGATTCGCGGCCGACTCGCTCGGTTTCGGATCGAACCGGATCACCATCTTGGAACGGACAATCCAACTCGAATGCCACTCAGTGGAACGCTCGGCAGAACGTCGATCGCGTGACACCGCTTCGTGATCCCGTGCCGTCAACCACGATGGCACCCATCGGCAGCGGCGCGTTGCCTCCACGGAAAGCTCCCGCGTTGCAATCGCCAACGCGTCCTGAAGTGAAATTGGAAACACTTCCGACTTTGCCGGCATTGAACGCACCAGCTTTCCAATCGCCCGAGACGGGTCAAGAGGTCGACGACTTGCCGCAGAAGGTCGATGAGCTGACCAGCAAGATCGAAGAATTGACTCAGCAACTGAACGCGTTGAAGTCGAGCAAGCCGGAACCAATCGAAAGAGCGAAACCGGAAGCGGCGAAAGCCAAGCCAGCAGCGCCGGCGACGAAGGCTCCCGCGAATGTGATTCCGCCGAGCATTCCGAAGACAAAATCGGCGATCGATTCGTTGCCGGAGATGAAGCCGACGGACAAGCTCGAGGCGTTGCCTTCGTTGAAGGACGCCGAATCATCGACGTCTCGAGAAACGGTTGGCAGCGGATTGCAAAGCAATCAATTGTCGCTCGAGGCTCCGAAGTCATTGACGAAACCAGAGTTGGCGACGAAACCAAAGTCGTTGGAATTGGAACTTGATTCGGCGGACAAGAGCGAAGTTGACGCGGCGCAGAAGTTGAACGAAAGCATCGCGGAACAACTTCGTCGCGAAGAGGCTCGTGATCGTTCGCAAATTCGCAATCGAGAGGATGTCTCGCTGAGTCCCGCCTCGCCACGACGCTCGACCAGCGATTCTTCGCGGATGACTCCCAACCAACGCGACCAAGGGATCTTCGAGCAAGAAGACTCGGACGAACTTTCGCGAGTTCCGTTGCAACCGGTGGAACGAGATCGGTTGATGCCGCTCGCGGATGCACCGTCGGGTTCGGTCAGCCTGCGAGACATTCGTGGCAATGACTTGGACGAAGCCGACTTGGAAGACCTATACGACGCGGATGCGGAAGTAGCCGACGGCGACGCCGAATTGTCCGAGCAGAATCAAAGACGTTTGGCTGAATTGGATGCGACTGGCCGGCCAAAGACTCATAGCGGCAAGGGTGCGGCTCCTAACTTGAGCACCGGCTTGATGCGGATGCAAAAGCCGATCGTTCAGTGTTTGCAGCACTACTACGGACGGCGGGAACAGGCCGACGGACGCAGCAATTGGGGAATGATGCACGCTGTGATGGTGTTCGGCCCGGACACGCGTTTGATCGCTCGTGGCCGTGACTACAGCACGATCGCATGGATGGCCGGCAACAACGTCTGCCGTGGCCAGCGATTGATGGAAGTCGAAGGCGGAAAGATCAAGGCTCGCGAAGGCGTTGGACTTCAAGGGCACCAGGCCCAATGGTTGGCTGTGCTGGCGATGGCTGGCGTTCCAAGCGACTATCCGTTGTATGTCGACGGCGAAAAGTTCAGCGTGGCCGACTTGGTCAAAGTCGAAGCGGCCGACTGCTTGGAAGGCGAGGAACTCACGTTCAGCCTGATCGGGCTGTCTCACTACTTGGACACGGAAACAACTTGGATCGGTGCGGACGGTGAGCGTTGGAACTTCGAACGCTTGATCGCCGCGGAATTGGATCAACCCGTGGTCGGATCGGCCTGTGGCGGCACTCACCGTCTGATGGGTTTTGCACACGCACTTCGCAAACGACGTTTGGAAGGCCAGCCCATCGAAGGCCAATGGGCTCGCGCGGAACAGTTCTTGGACGAGTTTGTCGACTACACGCTGCGATTGCAAAACCGCGATGGGTCGATGAGCACGGATTGGTTTGAATCACGCCAAGACAACGGTGACATGGATCGCAAGGTCCAAACGACCGGGCACATGGTCGAGTTCTTGTTGACGCACTTGCCGGACGAGGAGTTGCTCGAACCCGAAGTGTTGCGATCCGTCACGTTCTTGCTGAACTCGATGTTGAAGGGACGCAACAACGATTGGTCGATCGGGCCCAAGGGGCATGCGTTGCGATCGCTGGCGTTGTTCCATCAACGGGTCTATGGCGAGCCCGCTGCATTGGTGAACCAACGCAGCGTCGCAAGGCAGCGTCAGCCGACCCGCCGGTCCCGCTAG